The Apium graveolens cultivar Ventura chromosome 6, ASM990537v1, whole genome shotgun sequence genome contains a region encoding:
- the LOC141665289 gene encoding uncharacterized protein LOC141665289, giving the protein MDSSLRIQSDWFQARKKQEDNAPGRADGRETMPRVSAKWKLPVTGTFKLNVDASVYPGTNAFAVGMVLRNDTGNFMEARTYKYSGEVSVVEAETIGVREALSWIKELRMQDEEITVESDSHITVNAIQKICTNYLEVGEIVEECKQILSSLNRVSVVFIRKNANRVAHEVARIPCLVNSYNVFTSPPTCLLEALAYDVLI; this is encoded by the coding sequence ATGGACAGCAGCCTTCGAATACAGTCAGACTGGTTTCAAGCACGGAAAAAACAAGAAGATAATGCTCCAGGAAGAGCAGATGGTCGAGAAACAATGCCACGGGTCAGTGCAAAATGGAAACTCCCTGTAACTGGAACTTTTAAACTTAATGTTGATGCATCTGTCTACCCAGGTACAAATGCTTTCGCAGTAGGAATGGTGCTGAGGAATGATACAGGCAACTTCATGGAAGCCAGAACCTACAAATACAGTGGTGAAGTATCAGTAGTAGAGGCTGAGACTATTGGTGTTCGCGAAGCTTTGTCGTGGATTAAAGAACTAAGGATGCAAGATGAAGAGATAACAGTGGAATCGGATTCAcatatcactgttaatgcaattCAAAAGATTTGTACGAACTACTTGGAGGTTGGCGAAATAGTGGAAGAGTGCAAGCAGATCCTCAGTAGCTTAAATAGAGTTTCGGTTGTTTTTATCAGGAAAAATGCTAACAGGGTAGCGCATGAGGTAGCTAGAATACCGTGTTTAGTAAATTCCTATAATGTATTCACGTCTCCTCCTACGTGTTTGTTGGAGGCCCTTGCATATGACGTGTTGATTTGA